The Candidatus Arthromitus sp. SFB-mouse-Japan genome includes a region encoding these proteins:
- a CDS encoding AbrB/MazE/SpoVT family DNA-binding domain-containing protein: MKATGVVRKVDELGRIVIPIELRRTLNIGEKDLLEIYVDKNHIILKKYEPACIFCGNSKDISTFKDKNICKTCLSEINNV, translated from the coding sequence ATGAAAGCAACTGGAGTTGTTAGAAAAGTAGATGAACTTGGACGTATTGTTATTCCAATAGAACTAAGAAGAACTCTTAATATAGGAGAAAAAGATTTACTCGAGATATATGTAGATAAAAATCACATAATACTTAAAAAATATGAACCTGCATGCATATTCTGTGGTAATTCTAAAGATATAAGTACATTTAAAGATAAAAATATATGTAAGACATGCTTATCAGAAATAAACAATGTGTAG
- a CDS encoding M15 family metallopeptidase: MIILNFINKISIIILSFGIILISGGLYYTHESLAQIDKKIMIKNFENTKEYSYNYDVSINGLRLLNSFHHEMILDIRYASKNNFTHKVLYDADACILQESTLKKLLDAQNEFKSLGYKIKIWDAYRPFYIQKILWDIVPNSNYIANPYTGGSNHNRACAVDVTLTDLNDIEIDMPTDFDNFSDKAHRSYIGASETQIRNAELLKNIMIKHGFKPIYTEWWHFDDTNYSNYPIINISINEYLQIMNNKLRGGE, translated from the coding sequence GTGATAATATTGAATTTTATTAATAAAATATCTATAATTATACTATCATTTGGTATCATCTTGATAAGCGGTGGACTATATTATACACATGAATCATTAGCACAAATTGATAAAAAAATTATGATCAAAAATTTTGAAAATACTAAAGAATATTCATACAACTATGATGTATCTATAAATGGTCTTAGGTTATTAAATTCCTTTCATCATGAAATGATTTTGGATATTAGATATGCATCTAAAAATAATTTTACACATAAAGTACTCTATGATGCAGACGCATGTATACTACAAGAAAGCACTCTAAAAAAATTATTAGACGCACAAAATGAATTTAAATCTCTTGGATATAAAATAAAAATCTGGGATGCTTATAGACCATTTTACATTCAAAAAATATTATGGGATATAGTTCCAAATAGTAATTATATAGCTAATCCATATACTGGTGGTTCCAATCATAATAGGGCATGTGCTGTAGATGTTACATTAACTGATTTAAATGATATAGAAATAGACATGCCTACTGATTTTGATAATTTTTCAGATAAAGCACACAGAAGTTATATAGGTGCATCTGAAACACAAATTAGAAATGCAGAATTATTAAAAAATATAATGATAAAACACGGTTTTAAACCAATATACACTGAATGGTGGCATTTTGATGATACTAATTATTCTAATTACCCTATAATTAATATTAGCATAAATGAATATCTTCAAATTATGAATAATAAATTGAGAGGAGGTGAATAA
- a CDS encoding LCP family protein, translated as MFNNIPKDTKKIIRLSTYVLIIIILFIGGFFTGKSLKLLSKIAPETQLDKSSIGLDDTIMDSEFLNNKIITLALFGLDRRSKDEIPRSDAIMLITIDTSRKKIKLISVMRDLYVNIDDVGKDKLNHAYFYGGPSLSLKTLNDTFNINVEDYISVDFFSLPNIIDDLGGIELDIKKYEIDNLNQYIKENQYLLNISGEHVIKEEGLQILSGIQALSYARIRTAGDGDFERTERQRKVIMAMIEKAQSISPLKLSKLLEKNIDAIETSLSLNKILSIGANLLLNKYTIEQVRIPFEGDYDDGGKIINDIWYLTFDRNKTMEKLQNYIYNDILYSE; from the coding sequence ATGTTCAATAATATTCCAAAAGATACCAAAAAAATAATTAGGCTATCGACATATGTACTTATTATTATTATTTTATTCATAGGTGGATTCTTTACAGGCAAAAGCTTAAAACTTTTATCAAAAATTGCTCCTGAAACTCAACTAGATAAGAGTTCTATAGGACTAGATGATACAATAATGGATTCAGAATTTCTAAACAATAAAATTATAACTCTTGCTTTATTCGGATTAGATAGAAGATCAAAAGATGAAATACCAAGATCTGATGCAATAATGCTTATTACAATTGACACCTCAAGAAAAAAAATTAAACTTATATCTGTAATGAGAGATCTTTATGTAAATATAGATGATGTTGGAAAAGACAAATTGAATCATGCCTATTTTTATGGAGGACCCTCATTGTCTCTCAAAACACTTAATGATACATTTAATATAAATGTTGAAGATTACATCTCAGTGGATTTTTTCAGTTTACCTAATATTATAGATGACCTAGGTGGAATTGAATTAGATATAAAAAAATATGAAATAGATAACTTAAATCAATACATAAAGGAAAATCAATATTTATTAAATATCTCTGGAGAACATGTAATAAAGGAAGAAGGTCTTCAAATACTTTCTGGAATACAGGCGCTTTCATATGCCCGCATAAGAACTGCTGGAGACGGAGACTTTGAGAGAACAGAAAGACAAAGAAAAGTAATAATGGCAATGATAGAGAAAGCCCAATCAATTTCACCATTAAAACTATCAAAATTATTGGAAAAAAACATAGATGCCATAGAAACTAGCTTATCATTAAATAAAATACTTTCAATTGGTGCAAACTTACTTTTAAACAAATATACAATTGAACAAGTTCGTATTCCTTTTGAAGGAGATTATGATGATGGTGGTAAAATTATAAATGATATTTGGTATCTGACTTTCGATAGAAACAAGACAATGGAAAAATTACAAAATTATATTTACAATGATATATTATATTCAGAATAA
- a CDS encoding acyltransferase family protein — translation MISKKQQSNITLIEFSYLRGFGIFLVVLGHSFPYIKDINTPIYNYIHSLIYSFHMPLFFMISGFFANKLFKIKSLKDFKSFILSKFKKLLIPYFIISTLTIPIKLILNKFSERPLVLSETIKDILFFPWNNPIIFFWFIYVLFFMFLFAPVLIKINKYLVLTILLAMSILTIDNIEFLAISTILKYYIFFFIGLYIYPVYMNYRNKILNINLKQYRNILFILIPLILFLLNFNIDYNSLNVFYKYLTNILFILKSLLGIYVSFIICILLYKFRHIKLVSNTFDTLNKYSFDIYLLSWFPQIFTRILLLQLLNLNYNLVVIISFLIGFSPIIVSKFILRKSNILKKFILGI, via the coding sequence ATGATATCGAAAAAACAACAATCAAATATAACTCTTATTGAATTCAGTTATTTAAGAGGATTTGGTATATTCTTAGTTGTACTTGGCCACTCATTTCCATACATAAAAGACATAAATACACCAATATATAACTATATTCATTCTCTTATTTATTCATTTCATATGCCATTATTTTTTATGATCTCTGGTTTTTTTGCAAATAAACTTTTTAAAATAAAATCCTTAAAAGATTTTAAATCATTTATTTTATCTAAATTTAAAAAACTACTAATACCTTATTTTATAATAAGTACATTAACTATACCTATAAAACTCATTTTAAATAAATTTTCAGAAAGACCTTTAGTACTCTCTGAAACTATAAAAGATATACTATTTTTCCCTTGGAATAACCCTATAATATTTTTTTGGTTCATATATGTACTATTCTTTATGTTTCTATTTGCCCCAGTATTAATAAAAATAAATAAATATTTAGTGCTAACAATACTACTTGCTATGTCAATCTTAACTATAGATAACATAGAGTTTTTGGCTATATCTACCATATTAAAATATTATATATTCTTCTTTATAGGACTCTACATATATCCAGTATACATGAATTATAGAAATAAAATTTTAAATATTAATCTAAAACAATATAGAAATATACTATTTATACTAATACCACTTATCTTATTCTTATTGAATTTTAACATTGATTACAATTCATTAAATGTATTTTATAAATATTTAACAAATATTTTATTTATTTTAAAGAGCCTATTGGGAATATATGTATCTTTTATAATATGTATATTACTCTATAAATTTAGACATATTAAGCTAGTATCAAATACATTTGATACTCTAAATAAGTATAGTTTTGATATCTATTTATTATCTTGGTTTCCACAAATATTCACAAGAATACTATTACTCCAATTATTAAATTTAAATTATAACCTTGTAGTTATAATATCATTCTTAATAGGATTTTCTCCTATTATTGTAAGTAAATTTATCCTTAGAAAATCCAATATATTGAAAAAATTTATATTAGGTATATGA
- a CDS encoding glycosyltransferase: MNIALVHDWLPFMGGAERVITNFLEVFEDAPIYTSVYNRDNLEGILKDANIYGSFLQNLKSARRDHRKFLPLMPTAFETFDLNKYDVVLSSSSSCAKGVVTNPNTCHICYCHSPMRYGWEFYYEYIENLGKFKKSIIKYIMNYMRIWDNASSNRVDYFIANSKNVANRIWKHYRRESVVIHPPVRSKFFKACEKKQDYFLIVSRLQEYKRVDLAIEVFNDLNIPLVIIGDGPLKEKLVNKVKRDNIKFLGRQPDDVVKKYYGEARGFLFPGEEDFGITSLEAQCSGTPVIAYGKGGALETIIDEKTGLFFEDHTVNSLKSAIDKFCKIEFNPNEIRAHAESFDEDIFKHKISNFVYDKVDEFKNNKKWVVL, translated from the coding sequence ATGAATATTGCTTTAGTGCATGATTGGTTACCGTTTATGGGAGGGGCTGAAAGAGTTATCACAAATTTCTTAGAAGTATTCGAAGACGCTCCGATATATACTAGTGTTTATAATAGAGATAATTTAGAAGGTATACTTAAGGATGCGAATATATATGGATCTTTTCTTCAAAATTTAAAATCTGCACGAAGAGATCATAGAAAATTTTTGCCATTAATGCCAACAGCATTTGAAACATTTGATTTAAACAAGTATGATGTTGTATTAAGTAGTAGTTCTTCGTGTGCTAAAGGGGTTGTAACTAATCCAAATACTTGTCATATATGTTATTGTCATTCGCCTATGAGGTATGGATGGGAATTTTATTATGAGTATATAGAAAATTTAGGTAAATTTAAAAAAAGTATTATAAAATACATAATGAATTACATGAGGATTTGGGATAATGCTTCATCTAATAGAGTGGATTATTTTATTGCCAATTCTAAAAATGTGGCGAATAGAATTTGGAAACACTATAGAAGAGAGAGTGTTGTCATACATCCACCTGTAAGGAGTAAATTTTTCAAAGCGTGTGAAAAAAAACAAGATTATTTTTTAATAGTATCTAGACTACAGGAATATAAGAGGGTAGATCTAGCCATTGAAGTTTTTAATGATCTCAATATACCTTTGGTAATTATAGGTGATGGACCATTGAAAGAGAAACTAGTTAATAAAGTTAAACGAGATAATATAAAATTTCTTGGAAGGCAGCCAGATGATGTCGTGAAAAAATATTATGGAGAGGCTAGGGGTTTTTTATTTCCAGGTGAGGAAGATTTTGGTATAACATCATTAGAGGCACAATGCAGTGGTACTCCAGTTATAGCATATGGCAAAGGAGGAGCCTTAGAGACTATTATTGATGAAAAAACAGGCTTGTTTTTTGAAGACCACACGGTAAATTCTTTAAAATCAGCTATAGATAAGTTTTGTAAAATAGAATTTAATCCTAATGAAATAAGAGCTCATGCTGAAAGTTTTGATGAAGATATTTTTAAACATAAGATAAGTAATTTTGTATATGATAAGGTAGACGAATTTAAGAATAATAAAAAATGGGTAGTTCTATAA
- a CDS encoding glycosyltransferase family 4 protein — protein sequence MILFNALQKSISAGIGRYSFELSKELYFQLKDDIKIIVREEDIKDYEFVNSKSLIIFKNIKNSKDRNLFEQVYIPKLISEKYRGSILHYPDSMSPLFLNSKKIVITVHDLAFKSLTGVFTKKTLIWKNMMTNLSVKKANKIISITNFTKNELLRYYKGIEKKVNVVYNGFNNLSNSSICDKNISDKISKLLVCRYILTVSTISPRKNIDTLIKAFNEIDNKENIKLVIAGSNGWMYESIHYLVCDLNLSDRIVFTGKVNDDELKFLYKNASVFVYPSLYEGFGLPPLEAMSYGVRTIVSDVTCLKEVLGDSSEYFPPKDYKYLSSILNGIFKSNNQNESYDYNYTLNKYSWRKCANETIKIYNEIMKGV from the coding sequence ATGATTTTATTTAATGCACTTCAAAAGTCTATTAGCGCAGGTATTGGTAGATATAGTTTTGAATTATCTAAAGAGTTATATTTTCAATTGAAAGATGATATTAAAATTATAGTAAGAGAAGAGGATATTAAAGATTATGAGTTTGTTAATTCTAAATCTTTGATAATATTTAAGAATATAAAAAATTCTAAGGATAGAAATTTGTTTGAGCAAGTATATATACCTAAGCTTATTTCTGAGAAATATAGGGGTAGCATATTACATTATCCGGATAGTATGTCGCCTTTATTTTTGAATAGTAAAAAAATAGTTATAACAGTACATGACTTAGCTTTTAAATCATTAACTGGAGTTTTTACAAAGAAAACTTTAATTTGGAAGAATATGATGACTAATTTATCAGTTAAAAAGGCTAATAAAATTATATCAATAACTAATTTTACAAAGAATGAATTGCTTAGATATTATAAAGGTATAGAGAAAAAGGTAAATGTTGTGTACAATGGATTTAATAATTTGAGTAATAGTAGCATATGTGATAAAAATATTTCTGATAAAATATCAAAATTACTTGTATGTAGATATATCTTAACGGTTAGCACAATTTCTCCGCGAAAGAACATAGATACACTTATTAAGGCTTTTAATGAAATAGATAACAAAGAAAATATTAAGTTAGTTATTGCTGGGAGTAATGGATGGATGTATGAATCTATTCATTACTTGGTTTGTGATTTGAATCTTTCTGATAGAATCGTTTTTACTGGAAAAGTAAATGATGATGAGTTGAAGTTTTTGTATAAAAATGCTAGTGTGTTTGTTTATCCTTCTCTTTATGAAGGATTTGGATTACCACCACTTGAAGCTATGAGTTATGGTGTAAGAACTATTGTTTCTGATGTAACATGTCTTAAAGAAGTTCTAGGTGACTCTTCTGAGTATTTTCCACCGAAAGATTATAAATATCTCTCAAGTATATTAAATGGAATTTTTAAATCAAATAATCAAAATGAATCTTATGATTATAATTATACGTTAAATAAATATTCATGGAGAAAATGTGCAAATGAGACAATTAAGATATATAATGAGATTATGAAGGGAGTTTAA
- a CDS encoding DUF4214 domain-containing protein: MILKICRNFFVTISLLLLSCVKTSAMTSKNILTLTTNISTIDTNKEFYIYLNSENISSLYTITFELKFNPNIMEILYIEPGECLKNDEIEFGGNYKNIDNNTKIIKFFETFVGINSSKNIEGKCELIKIKAKLLRECKIPLQIINTNDELFIGSPNIRTIMVDNLLNKIDFENTISYIQTKEFNSDDNIKIFISDVYKNTFSRMPEEYGFNYWYNKLISYEYSVRNFILNILNEKEFIDKNLSNQEFITSMYSIIANRKPDQTGYNYWLNMLMSYQNKMDPKTAKSQIILRICNEAELSERANKLNLDF; the protein is encoded by the coding sequence ATGATTTTGAAAATATGTAGAAATTTTTTCGTAACAATCTCACTGTTACTCCTAAGCTGCGTAAAAACTAGTGCAATGACATCTAAAAATATTTTAACATTAACAACCAATATTAGTACCATAGATACAAATAAAGAATTCTACATTTACTTAAACTCAGAGAATATATCATCATTGTACACCATTACATTTGAATTAAAATTCAATCCAAATATAATGGAAATATTATATATAGAACCTGGAGAGTGCCTAAAAAATGATGAAATAGAATTTGGAGGTAACTATAAAAATATCGATAATAATACTAAAATAATAAAATTTTTCGAGACATTTGTCGGCATAAATAGCAGTAAAAATATCGAAGGAAAATGTGAATTAATTAAAATAAAAGCGAAATTACTTAGAGAATGTAAAATTCCTCTACAAATAATAAATACAAATGATGAACTATTTATTGGATCACCAAATATAAGAACTATTATGGTTGATAATCTATTAAATAAAATTGATTTTGAAAACACTATATCTTATATACAAACTAAAGAATTTAATAGTGATGACAATATTAAAATTTTTATATCAGATGTATACAAAAACACATTTTCAAGAATGCCTGAAGAATATGGATTCAATTATTGGTATAATAAACTCATTTCATATGAATATTCAGTACGCAATTTTATTTTAAATATTTTAAACGAAAAAGAATTTATAGATAAAAATTTATCTAATCAGGAATTCATAACATCTATGTACTCTATAATAGCCAATAGAAAGCCCGATCAAACTGGTTATAATTATTGGTTAAATATGCTTATGAGTTATCAAAATAAAATGGATCCTAAAACTGCCAAATCTCAAATTATACTTAGAATATGCAATGAAGCAGAATTATCAGAAAGAGCTAATAAGTTAAATTTAGATTTTTAA
- a CDS encoding LCP family protein, producing MYSLKYKILLIFIVLLGFIGYFNYFYEDTFLKKENVISLQNDILGIEESIINKFSDKKITNIALFGLDFRYEHEPKRSDSITIITIDEQNKKIKLNSIMRDSLVSIDGFGNDKLNHAYAFGGHELAIKTLNKNYGLNIKDYITINFYNVQKIIDLIGGVPIDIKSKEIPYLNKCIQEISHIQSKEPTYITNEGLQTLNGIQTLSYARIRKIGRDDYERNERQQKILMALYEKAKSIPYNDYFKFINIASELIETNITTTKAISLAKNIIFNKINNIEQMRFPLDGDCNGELINNIWYLKYNKEKTQDIMQKYIFEDIHPYGDSQKSNCK from the coding sequence ATGTACAGCTTAAAATATAAAATATTATTAATTTTCATAGTTTTACTAGGTTTTATAGGCTACTTTAACTATTTTTATGAAGATACCTTCCTAAAAAAAGAAAATGTTATTTCATTACAAAATGATATTCTAGGAATAGAAGAAAGTATTATAAATAAATTTAGTGATAAAAAAATTACTAATATAGCCCTATTTGGACTAGATTTTAGATATGAACATGAACCTAAAAGATCCGACTCCATAACGATAATAACAATAGATGAACAAAACAAAAAAATAAAATTAAATTCTATAATGAGGGATTCATTGGTATCAATTGATGGATTTGGAAATGATAAATTAAACCATGCATATGCTTTCGGTGGACATGAACTTGCCATTAAAACATTAAACAAAAATTATGGATTAAACATAAAGGATTACATAACAATTAATTTTTATAATGTACAGAAAATAATAGATTTAATTGGAGGAGTACCTATAGATATCAAATCTAAGGAAATACCTTATTTAAATAAATGTATACAAGAAATAAGTCATATTCAATCTAAGGAACCCACTTACATAACAAATGAAGGTCTTCAAACATTAAATGGTATACAAACTCTTTCTTACGCAAGAATTAGAAAAATAGGAAGAGATGATTACGAAAGAAATGAACGACAACAAAAAATACTCATGGCATTATACGAAAAAGCTAAGAGCATACCTTACAATGATTACTTTAAATTCATCAATATAGCATCAGAACTAATAGAAACCAATATAACAACAACAAAAGCAATTTCATTAGCTAAAAATATAATATTCAATAAAATTAATAATATTGAACAAATGCGTTTTCCCCTAGATGGGGATTGTAATGGTGAACTAATTAATAATATTTGGTACCTAAAATACAATAAAGAAAAAACCCAAGATATAATGCAAAAATATATATTTGAAGATATACACCCATATGGTGATTCACAAAAATCTAATTGTAAGTAA
- a CDS encoding YihY/virulence factor BrkB family protein has protein sequence MKKLFKKIIFFICILIKKMDDDELIALSAQLSYSFVLAFFPFLIFLMTVIGFLRLDSQQVLIFLQTLLPDEIYLLVHNIVKFVIDSREGSLLSLSLFLSIWSSSAGFRAVMRGLNKAYDVVDTRNYIVKIILSILYTIGLVLLIVLMLILVVFGGIIGDLFVKFFVDYVDVNIVLKSWYLIRYTFIITLMVTVFAVIYYYVPVVRDKKLRWVLPGAVFTTIGWILISMGFTYYVNNLSNFSTLYGSIGTVIVLMIWLFLTSMIILLGGEINAILTNKNLEILKFNNTKKILN, from the coding sequence TTGAAAAAATTATTTAAAAAGATCATATTTTTTATATGTATTTTGATAAAAAAGATGGATGATGATGAATTGATAGCTCTTTCTGCACAATTGTCATATAGTTTTGTATTAGCTTTTTTTCCATTTTTAATTTTTTTAATGACAGTAATAGGTTTTTTAAGATTAGATAGTCAACAAGTTTTGATATTTTTGCAAACACTTCTACCTGATGAAATTTATCTTTTAGTTCATAATATTGTAAAGTTTGTAATTGACTCTAGAGAGGGGTCATTATTGTCTTTGAGCTTATTTTTGAGTATATGGTCTAGTTCAGCAGGTTTTAGAGCAGTTATGAGAGGGCTTAATAAAGCCTATGATGTGGTTGATACAAGAAACTATATCGTAAAGATAATACTTTCTATTTTGTATACTATAGGACTTGTTTTGTTAATTGTATTAATGTTAATACTTGTTGTGTTTGGTGGTATAATTGGGGATTTGTTTGTCAAATTTTTTGTAGACTATGTGGATGTGAATATAGTATTGAAATCATGGTATTTAATTAGGTATACATTTATAATAACATTGATGGTTACAGTTTTTGCTGTGATATATTATTATGTTCCAGTTGTTAGAGATAAGAAACTTAGATGGGTATTACCCGGAGCTGTATTTACAACAATAGGGTGGATACTTATATCTATGGGATTTACGTATTATGTAAACAATTTATCTAATTTTTCGACGCTTTATGGTAGTATTGGAACAGTTATTGTGTTAATGATATGGCTTTTTTTAACATCGATGATAATACTATTGGGTGGAGAGATAAATGCTATATTGACTAATAAAAATTTGGAAATATTAAAGTTTAACAATACAAAAAAGATTTTAAATTAG
- a CDS encoding glycosyltransferase → MSNLKKILICIYNLQGGGAERVLINLLNLFADEGYNVTLLVLRKEGIYLDKIPSKIKVIYGFRTLFGKKISNKVLSFFGSKVLYKMFVRGNFDIEISFLEGFPTKLISGSSSDSKKIAWVHADFGSYHWTNKMFSYGEEKKFYSKFHDIVCVSKLCARSFSDKFGFTDNVKTVYNLLDKNLENYTKIKFNDVFNKYKTTKITYVGRVEIEKSVDRLIKSFEEILSMGYKDITLFILGDGSLKEDLERYVSQNNLSSNVKFISFKYNVYDYILSSDYIIMPSYSESFSLVLAESIYLGKMCIATDTAGAREVLKNGEYGLIVDNSKDGIKQGILKVINNPELKDEYIFRINRKDYEFSRVNVVKKIFDIINF, encoded by the coding sequence GTGTCAAATCTGAAGAAGATTTTAATTTGTATTTATAATTTGCAAGGTGGTGGTGCTGAAAGAGTTCTTATAAATTTATTGAATTTATTTGCTGATGAAGGTTATAATGTAACTCTTTTAGTTTTAAGAAAAGAAGGAATTTATTTAGATAAAATTCCAAGTAAAATCAAAGTCATATATGGATTTAGAACTTTATTTGGCAAAAAAATTTCCAATAAAGTTTTAAGTTTTTTTGGTTCTAAGGTTTTGTATAAAATGTTTGTTAGAGGAAATTTTGACATTGAAATTTCATTCTTAGAAGGATTTCCAACCAAGCTTATAAGTGGATCATCATCTGATAGTAAAAAAATAGCGTGGGTCCATGCTGATTTTGGTAGTTATCATTGGACAAATAAGATGTTTTCTTATGGTGAAGAGAAGAAATTTTATAGTAAATTTCACGATATAGTTTGTGTTTCTAAACTTTGTGCCAGATCTTTTTCAGATAAATTTGGATTTACGGATAACGTAAAAACAGTTTACAATTTATTAGATAAAAATTTAGAAAATTATACAAAAATTAAATTTAATGATGTATTTAATAAATATAAAACAACAAAAATAACATATGTGGGAAGAGTTGAAATAGAAAAGTCAGTTGATAGACTTATTAAATCTTTTGAGGAAATATTAAGTATGGGATACAAAGATATAACTCTTTTTATTCTTGGAGATGGTTCATTAAAAGAAGATTTGGAAAGATATGTTTCTCAAAATAATTTAAGTAGTAATGTAAAGTTTATATCATTTAAATATAATGTTTATGACTATATATTATCTAGTGATTATATAATAATGCCATCTTATTCTGAATCATTCTCTTTGGTTTTAGCTGAATCGATTTATTTAGGAAAAATGTGTATAGCAACAGATACTGCTGGGGCTCGGGAGGTTTTAAAAAATGGAGAATATGGATTAATAGTTGATAATTCAAAGGACGGAATAAAACAAGGTATATTAAAAGTGATTAATAATCCAGAATTGAAAGATGAATACATTTTTAGAATAAATAGGAAGGATTATGAATTTAGTAGGGTAAATGTAGTTAAGAAAATATTTGATATTATAAATTTTTAA